The Lactuca sativa cultivar Salinas chromosome 2, Lsat_Salinas_v11, whole genome shotgun sequence genome includes a window with the following:
- the LOC111888863 gene encoding pyridoxal reductase, chloroplastic → MAISMSRTTPSALFTSPIASPIKILKIPRVFWPWQKVKLGPMSVSPMGFGTWAWGNQLLWGYQESMDTELQQIFNLAVDNGINLFDTADSYGTGKLNGQSEKLLGRFIREFEGQRQVGDNIVIATKFAAYPWRLTPNQFVNACKSSLDRLEVEQIGIGQLHWSTANYAPLQERALWDGLVAMYDKGLVRAVGVSNYGPKQLLKIHDYLKERGVPLSSAQVQFSLLSMGGDQMEIKSICDSLGIRLISYSPLGLGMLTGKYTPTCNNLPRGPRSLLFRQILPGLEPLLISLKEISEKRGKSIPQVAINWCICKGTIPIPGVKSVKQAEDNLGALGWKLRPTELDQLEYAATQSPRKMLQNVFQTR, encoded by the exons ATGGCTATATCTATGTCAAGGACAACACCCTCTGCGTTATTTACTTCTCCGATTGCTTCCCCTATCAAGATTCTCAAAATACCTCGCGTTTTCTGGCCATGGCAGAAG GTGAAATTGGGGCCAATGAGTGTATCCCCCATGGGGTTTGGAACCTGGGCATGGGGCAATCAATTACTTTGGGGATACCAAGAATCCATGGACACTGAGCTTCAACAAATTTTTAACCTAGCTGTGGATAATGGTATTAACCTCTTTGACACCGCTGATTCTTATGGAACTGGTAAATTAAATGGGCAGAGCGAGAAGCTTCTTGGAAGGTTCATACGCGAATTTGAAG GACAGAGACAAGTTGGTGATAACATTGTGATTGCCACAAAGTTTGCTGCATATCCATGGCGCCTGACACCCAACCAATTTGTGAATGCGTGCAA GTCTTCTTTGGATAGGTTGGAAGTGGAGCAGATTGGAATAGGACAGTTGCATTGGTCAACCGCAAACTATGCTCCTCTTCAAGAGCGAGCACTTTGGGATGGTTTGGTGGCAATGTATGACAAG GGTTTAGTTCGAGCAGTTGGGGTGAGCAACTATGGACCAAAGCAGCTACTGAAGATACATGATTACCTCAAGGAACGAGGAGTTCCCTTGTCTTCAGCTCAG GTGCAGTTCTCATTGTTGAGCATGGGGGGAGATCAAATGGAGATCAAGAGTATATGTGATTCACTGGGAATCCGTTTGATATCTTACAGTCCTTTAGGCCTTGGCATGCTTACTGGCAAGTACACCCCTACTTGTAATAATCTTCCACGTGGACCAAG GAGTTTGCTGTTCAGACAAATTCTTCCAGGGCTGGAACCCCTTTTGATCTCATTGAAAGAAATATCAGAAAAAAGGGGGAAAAGCATACCACAGGTTGCAATAAATTGGTGCATCTGCAAAGGCACAATTCCAATACCAGGAGTTAAGTCTGTGAAACAAGCTGAAGACAATCTGGGAGCTCTGGGTTGGAAGCTTAGGCCCACTGAGTTGGATCAGTTGGAATATGCTGCAACTCAGTCCCCTCGCAAGATGCTCCAAAATGTCTTCCAGACAAG ATAA